A section of the Lepus europaeus isolate LE1 chromosome 10, mLepTim1.pri, whole genome shotgun sequence genome encodes:
- the CEP250 gene encoding centrosome-associated protein CEP250 isoform X8 — MDPKFSDLGDWPCRCENLAEVNTQLQLHMEKADVVNKALREDVEKLTVDWSRARDELMRKESQWQMEQEFFKGYLKGEHSRLLGLWREVVTFRRHFLEMKSATDRDLMELKAEHVRLSGSLLTCCLRLTVGAQSREASGSGRTDGSEPAQLLLLLAKTQELEKEAHERSQELIQLKSQADLEKAELQDRVTELSALLTQSQKENEDYEKMVKALRETMEILETNHAELVEHEASLSKNAQEEKLSLQQVIKDITQVLAMVEEGDSVVQGCGHESSSSLDLNGFSQFDSQDPDKALVFVRSVLTRRRQAMQDLRQQLSGCQEAMGILQQQHDQWEEEGRGLRQRLQKLTEERDTLEGQTVGLQGEVDSLSKERELLQKAREELQQQLEVLEQEAWRLRRANVELQLQGDSAQGEKEEQQEELHLAARERERLQETLVVLEAKQSQSLTEVITLREALESSRLEGELLRQEQAEVTAALSRAEQSIAELSSSENSLKAEVADLRAAAVKLGALNEALALDKLGLNQQLLQLEQENQSVCSRVESAEQARNTLQVDLAEAERSREALWEKKTHLEAQLHEAEEARAELQANLRGIREEKEEIQEKLNEAHHQQEAAAAQLELLHQEAKRQEEVLARTVQEKEALVRARASLEVRLQAVERDRQDLTEQLLGLSSAKEQLESSLFEAQQQNSVIEVTKGQLEVQIQTVTQAKEVIQGEVRCLKMELDTERSQAEQERSTAARRLAQAEQEGKTALEQQQVAHEEEVRRLQENWEKERSRHQQELAKVLESLEREKLELEMRMRELQTETEALRAQREEERTQAESALCQQALALPTPPQMQLETEKERVSLLETLLQTQKELADASQQLERLRQDMKVQKLREQETTELLQTQLREAQQELKEATQQHRDDLAVVREEGCSLLQDKRDLQQQVEDLKSQLATQDDSQRLLEQAVQEKLREAQECSQIQKELEREKASLTLSLVEKEQRLLDLEEADSVRQQELSSLRQDVQEAQEGQKELSAQVELLRQEVKEKEADFLAQEAQLLEELEASQVTEKQLRASLWAQEAKAAQLQLQLCSTESQLEALAAEQQPGSRAQAQLAKLYCVLQQALGSVCESRPELGGGGDSAPSIWGPEPDQNGARSLFKRGPLLTALSAEAVASALHKLHQDLWKSQQARDDLRDQVRKLEQHLTKAEADKSLLHAELQDLQQQLSQNLEEKSKWEGKQNSMESELKELHETVTSLQGHLRQAELQRMEAQGERELLQVAKENLTAHVEQLKASVAEARAQASAAGILEEHLRTVRSALKRKNEEVESERERAQALQEQGELKVAQGKALQENLALLTQTLSEKEGQVETLQGEILELEKQREMQKAALELLSLDLKKRNQEVDLQQEQIQELEQCRSVLEHLPMAVQEREQQLAVQREQIRELEKDRETQRSLLEHQLLDLEKKAQVIESQRGQIQDLKKQLVTLECLALELEESHHKVECQQKVIEELEGQREMQRVALTHLTLDLEERSQELQAQSSQIHELESHSTLLARELQEREQDVKSQHEQVKELQRQNEHLAQDLERREQELVLQKERIQVLEDQRTLQTKILEEDLEQIKLSLRERGRELAPQRHLAEEGKGQGKAQRGSLEHLKLILRDKEKEVECQQEQIQDLQEHRGQLEQQLQGLHRKVAESSLLLTQREQEILVLQRHLQEAREQRELKEQSLQSQLEEAQRAVTQRDQELEALQRERRQAQGQEESVKEKASDLQGALEQAHIALQERQGELEEHKEQVRRLQEELAAEGRRGQALEEVLGDLRVEAREQEKALLTLQQQCAERTQEHDAQARALQDKWLEAEAMLKERDQELEALRTENQFSRHQEEAAWGQVEALQEALSRAQAVLQEKERHLLEQTELSHSLEASTATLQATLNTCQTHARQLEEALRTREGEIQDQGLRHREDIQRLQQALAQRDEELRLQKEQGQLLEKLLAQRDQEGQNLGKEREEEERIGLRESLRELQLTLAQKEEELRELREAQQRKNPEALPQSHKASSVQEPALNSESFRPKLQRDLERLQVALRQTEAREIEWREKAQDLALSLAQSKASVNSLQEVALFLQASVLERESEQQRLLEELELTRQTLEKERLHSPGSTLRAERGPREEQGGQPGEDSRAETECGAGVEEKELWKQRLEHLQQAVAQLEIDRGRLQRHNMQLRTTLEQVERERRKLKKESMRLSRAGAQELSQSLDSSPTQQDGRGEQKGSAQAKHVVELQKEVALLRAQLALERKQKQDYIARSVQTSRELADLHHSLSHSLLAVAQAPEATVLEAETRKLDESLTQSLTSPGPVLLHRSPSPSAIQTTPR; from the exons GGTGACTGAGCTCTCTGCTTTGCTGACCCAGTCtcagaaggaaaatgaagattATGAGAAGATGGTAAAGGCTCTGAGAGAGACAATGGAGATTCTG GAGACAAACCATGCAGAATTAGTGGAACATGAGGCATCTCTTAGTAAGAATGCCCAAGAAGAGAAGTTGTCCTTACAGCAGGTGATCAAGGACATAACCCAGGTACTG GCCATGGTGGAAGAAGGGGACAGTGTGGTGCAAGGCTGTGGTCATGAGAGCTCCTCAAGCTTGGACTTGAATGGCTTCTCCCAGTTTGACTCCCAGGACCCAGACAAGGCTCTCGTTTTTGTGCGCTCAGTGCTGACTCGAAGACGCCAGGCCATGCAG GACCTAAGGCAGCAGCTTTCAGGCTGCCAGGAGGCCATGGGCATCTTGCAGCAGCAGCATGATCAGTGGGAAGAAGAGGGCAGAGGCCTGAGACAGCGACTGCAGAAGCTCACGGAGGAACGGGACACTCTGGAAGGGCAGACTGTGGGCCTCCAGGGAGAGGTGGACTCTCTGAGCAA ggagcGAGAGCTTCTGCAGAAGGCCAGGGAagagctgcagcagcagctggaggtgCTGGAGCAGGAGGCCTGGCGACTGCGAAGGGCAAATGTGGAGCTTCAGCTGCAAGGGGACTCTGCCCAGGGTgagaaggaggagcagcaggaggagctgCACCTGGCTGCCCGGGAAAGGGAGCGTCT TCAGGAGACACTGGTGGTCCTGGAAGCCAAGCAGTCACAGTCACTCACAGAAGTGATCACTCTTCGGGAAGCCCTGGAGTCAAGTCGTCTGGAAGGGGAATTACTGAGGCAAGAGCAAGCAGAAGTGACCGCAGCACTGTCTAGG GCAGAACAGTCGATTGCAGAGCTGTCAAGTTCTGAGAACAGCCTGAAGGCAGAGGTAGCTGATCTTCGGGCTGCAGCTGTCAAGCTCGGTGCCTTAAATGAGGCTTTGGCCTTAGACAAACTTGGGCTGAACCAGCAGCTTCTCCAG TTAGAGCAGGAGAACCAGTCTGTGTGCAGCAGAGTGGAGTCAGCAGAGCAGGCGAGGAACACTTTGCAGGTGGACCTGGCGGAGGCCGAGAGGAGCAGGGAAGCCCTGTGGGAAAAGAAAACTCATCTGGAGGCTCAGCTGCATGAAGCAgaggaggccagggctgagctgcagGCCAATCTCAGGGGCATccgagaagagaaggaagaaattcAAGAGAAATTAAATGAG GCACAtcaccagcaggaagcagctgcagCTCAGCTGGAGCTGCTACATCAGGAGGCGAAGCGACAGGAAGAAGTGCTTGCCAGAACAGTGCAGGAGAAGGAGGCCCTAGTGCGAGCCAGGGCATCTCTAGAGGTACGGCTGCAGGCTGTGGAGCGGGACCGCCAGGACCTCACCGAACAGCTGCTGGGACTCAG CTCTGCCAAGGAACAGCTGGAGAGCAGTTTGTTTGAGGCCCAACAACAAAATTCTGTGATAGAGGTCACCAAGGGGCAGCTGGAGGTCCAGATTCAAACTGTCACTCAAGCCAAGGAAGTTATCCAAG GAGAAGTGAGGTGTCTGAAGATGGAGCTGGACACTGAGCGGAGCCAGGCAGAGCAGGAGCGgagtacagcagccaggaggcTGGCCCAAGCTGAGCAGGAGGGGAAAACTgccctggagcagcagcaggtggcccacgaGGAGGAGGTGCGCCGGCTCCAGGAGAACTGG GAGAAGGAGCGTTCCCGGCACCAGCAGGAGCTGGCTAAGGTTCTGGAGAGCCTGGAGAGggaaaagctggagctggaaatgaGAATGAGGGAACTGCAGACAGAAACTGAGGCCCTCCGGGCACAACGGGAAGAGGAACGGACGCAGGCAGAGAGCGCCCTGTGCCAG CAAGCCcttgccctccccacccctccacagATGCAGCTGGAAACGGAGAAGGAGAGAGTGTCCCTCCTGGAGACCCTGCtgcagacccagaaggagctggcAGATGCCAGCCAACAGCTGGAACGACTGCGACAGGACATGAAGGTTCAGAAGTTAAGGGAGCAG GAGACCACTGAGCTGCTGCAGACCCAGCTGCGGGAGGCCCAGCAGGAGCTGAAGGAGGCCACCCAGCAGCACAGAGACGACCTCGCCGTCGTCCGAGAAGAGGGCTGCAGTCTGCTGCAGGATAAGAGAGACCTGCAGCAGCAG GTGGAGGACTTGAAGTCTCAGCTGGCTACCCAGGATGACTCCCAGAGGCTGTTGGAGCAGGCAGTTCAGGAGAAGTTGAGAGAGGCCCAGGAGTGTAGCCAGATTCAgaaggagctggagagagagaaagccag CCTGACTCTGTCGCTGGTGGAAAAGGAACAGAGACTCCTTGATTTAGAAGAAGCTGATTCTGTTCGACAGCAAGAGCTGAGCTCCCTGCGGCAGGACGTGCAGGAGGCCCAGGAAGGGCAGAAAGAGCTCAGTGCCCAG GTGGAGCTACTGAGGCAGGAGGTGAAGGAAAAGGAGGCTGATTTTCTGGCCCAGGAAGCACAGCTGCTGGAGGAGCTGGAGGCGTCTCAGGTCACAGAGAAGCAGCTGAGAGCTTCCCTGTGGGCCCAGGAAGCCAAGGCAGCCCAACTGCAGCTGCAGCTGTGCAGCACGGAGAGCCAGCTGGAGGCACTGGCCGCGGAGCAGCAGCCTGGGAGCCGTGCTCAGGCCCAGCTTGCCAAGCTCTACTGTGTTCTGCAGCAGGCCCTAGGGTCTGTCTGTGAGAGCAGGCctgagctggggggtgggggagactctGCTCCCTCCATCTGGGGCCCTGAACCAG ACCAGAATGGTGCCAGGAGTCTCTTTAAGAGAGGGCCCCTCCTGACTGCCCTCTCAGCTGAGGCGGTGGCCTCTGCCCTCCACAAGCTTCACCAAGACCTGTGGAAGAGTCAGCAGGCCCGG GATGATCTGAGGGATCAGGTCCGGAAGCTGGAACAGCATCTGACCAAAGCTGAGGCTGACAAGAGCCTGCTCCACGCAGAGCTGCAGGACCTGCAGCAACAGCTGTCCCAGAACCTGGAAG AAAAATCCAAGTGGGAAGGAAAACAGAACTCCATGGAATCTGAGCTGAAGGAACTGCACGAAACTGTGACTTCCTTACAGGGTCACCTAAGGCAAGCAGAACTGCAGAGAATGGAAGCCCAG GGTGAGCGAGAGTTACTTCAGGTAGCCAAGGAGAACCTGACAGCCCACGTGGAACAGCTGAAGGCATCTGTGGcagaagccagggctcaggcGAGCGCTGCTGGCATCCTGGAAGAACACCTGAGGACGGTGCGCTCGGCGCTGAAGCGGAAAAATGAGGAGGTGGAGAGTGAGCGTGAGAGAGCCCAGGCTCTTCAGGAGCAGGGTGagctgaaggtggcccaaggcaAGGCCCTGCAGGAGAACTTGGCTCTGCTGACCCAGACTCTATCTGAGAAAGAAGGACAGGTGGAGACTTTGCAAGGAGAAATCCTGGAACTGGAGAAGCAACGGGAAATGCAGAAGGCCGCCTTAGAGCTGCTGTCCCTGGACCTGAAGAAGAGGAACCAAGAGGTGGATCTGCAACAAGAACagattcaggagctggagcagtgTAGGTCTGTTTTGGAGCATCTGCCCATGGCGGTTCAGGAGCGAGAGCAGCAGCTGGCTGTGCAGAGGGAGCAGATCAGAGAGCTCGAGAAGGatcgggagacccagaggagcctcTTGGAGCATCAGCTTCTGGACCTGGAGAAGAAGGCCCAGGTGATTGAGTCCCAGCGAGGGCAGATTCAGGATCTGAAAAAGCAGCTGGTCACTCTGGAGTGCCTGGCCCTGGAACTGGAAGAAAGCCACCACAAAGTGGAGTGCCAGCAAAAGGTGATCGAGGAGCTGGAGGGCCAGAGGGAAATGCAGAGGGTGGCCCTGACCCACCTCACGCTGGACTTGgaggaaaggagccaggagctgcaggcacAAAGCAGCCAGATCCATGAGCTGGAGAGCCACAGCACCCTTCTGGCAAGAGAGctgcaggagagggagcaggacgtGAAGTCCCAGCACGAGCAGGTCAAGGAGCTGCAGAGGCAGAATGAGCATCTGGCTCAGGACCTTGAGAGGAGGGaacaggagctggtgctgcagaAGGAGAGGATTCAGGTTCTCGAAGATCAGAGGACACTGCAGACCAAGATCTTGGAGGAGGACCTGGAACAGATCAAGCTGTCCCTGAGAGAGCGAGGCCGGGAGCTGGCCCCTCAGAGGCACCTGGCGGAGGAGGGCAAGGGCCAGGGGAAAGCACAGCGTGGCAGCCTTGAGCACCTGAAGCTGATCCTGCGTGATAAGGAGAAGGAAGTCGAGTGCCAGCAGGAGCAGATCCAGGATCTGCAGGAGCACAGGGGCCAGctggagcagcagctgcagggcctGCACAGGAAGGTGGCCGAGAGCAGCCTGCTCCTGACCCAGCGAGAGCAGGAGATACTGGTCTTGCAGCGGCACCTACAGGAAGCCAGGGAGCAGCGGGAGCTGAAAGAGCAGTCGCTCCAGAGTCAGCTGGAAGAGGCCCAGAGAGCTGTGACCCAGAGGGACCAGGAGCTGGAGGCCCTGCAGCGTGAGCGGCGGCAGGCTCAGGGCCAGGAGGAGAGTGTGAAGGAGAAGGCCAGCGACCTCCAGGGGGCTCTGGAGCAGGCCCATATAGCTCTGCAGGAGCGccagggagagctggaggaacacAAGGAGCAGGTGCGGCGGCTCCAGGAAGAGCTGGCAGCGGAGGGCCGGCGGGGGCAGGCCCTGGAGGAGGTGTTGGGAGACCTGAGGGTGGAGGCTCGGGAGCAGGAGAAGGCTCTGCTGACCCTCCAGCAGCAGTGTGCCGAGCGCACACAGGAGCACGACGCACAGGCCAGGGCCCTGCAAGACAAGTGGCTAGAAGCAGAGGCAATGCTTAAGGAACGggaccaggagctggaagctctgCGGACAGAAAACCAGTTCTCCCGGCATCAGGAGGAGGCTGCCTGGGGCCAGGTCGAAGCACTGCAGGAGGCCCTCAGCAGGGCCCAGGCTGTGCTGCAGGAAAAAGAGCGGCATCTCCTGGAGCAGACAGAATTGAGTCACAGTCTAGAGGCCAGCACCGCCACCTTGCAGGCCACCCTGAACACCTGCCAGACACACGCCCGGCAGCTGGAGGAGGCCCTGAGGACACGTGAAGGTGAGATCCAGGACCAGGGCCTGCGACATCGGGAGGACATACAACGGCTCCAGCAGGCCCTTGCCCAGAGGGACGAAGAGCTGAGGCTTCAGAAGGAGCAAGGGCAGCTGCTGGAGAAGCTTCTAGCCCAGAGGGACCAAGAGGGGCAGAAtctggggaaggaaagagaagaggaagagaggattgGCCTCCGTGAGAGTCTAAGGGAGCTGCAGTTGACTCTAGCCCAGAAGGAAGAGGAACTCCGGGAGCTGAGGGAGGCCCAGCAAAGGAAGAATCCCGAGGCCTTACCCCAGAGCCACAAAGCTTCCTCAGTGCAGGAACCAGCTCTGAACTCTGAATCTTTCAGGCCCAAACTGCAGCGAGACCTAGAACGCCTACAGGTAGCCTTGAGGCAGACAGAGGCCAGGGAGATTGAGTGGAGGGAGAAGGCCCAGGACTTGGCGCTATCCCTGGCCCAGAGCAAGGCCAGTGTCAACAGTCTGCAGGAGGTAGCCTTGTTCCTACAAGCCTCCGTCCTGGAGCGGGaatcagagcagcagagactactG gaggagctggaacttaCCAGACAGACTCTGGAGAAGGAGCGGCTGCACAGCCCAGGCTCAACCCTCAGAGCAGAGCGGGGACCCAGGGAAGAGCAGGGTGGACAGCCTGGAGAG GActcaagagcagagacagagtgtGGTGCTGGAGTGGAGGAGAAGGAGCTGTGGAAACAAAGGCTTGAGCACCTGCAGCAGGCCGTGGCTCAGCTGGAAATTGACCGGGGCAGGCTACAGCGCCACAACATGCAGCTGCGAACCACCTTGGAGCAG GTGGAGCGTGAGCGGAGAAAGCTGAAGAAGGAGTCCATGCGCCTGTcccgggcaggggcccaggagctcaGCCAAAGCCTGGATTCATCACCCACACAGCAG GATGGACGAGGGGAACAGAAGGGCTCCGCACAGGCCAAGCACGTGGTTGAACTGCAGAAAGAG GTAGCCCTGCTGCGAGCCCAGCTGGCCTTGGAGcggaagcagaagcaggactaCATCGCACGCTCAGTGCAGACCAGCCGTGAACTCGCAGACCTGCACCAcagcctctcccactctctccttgCAGTGGCCCAAGCCCCTGAGGCCACTGTCCTAGAGGCCGAGACCCGCAAGTTGGACGAGTCCCTGACTCAAAGTTTGACGTCCCCAGGGCCAGTCCTGCTCCACCgtagccccagccccagcgctaTCCAAACCACCCCCAGGTAg